Part of the Epinephelus fuscoguttatus linkage group LG24, E.fuscoguttatus.final_Chr_v1 genome, GAAAATGATTATCAAACGCTATTAAAAAGATCATATAAACATGGAAtggtataaaaatgtaaaaacactttcTTACTGTATGTTCAAGTCTCACAGTCTGAGTGCTGCCACAACAGTCTTGAATGTTATTCTGTCTGACATATTAGAGGACATTATtcaaaattaagttttcttgTTGCTGGAGATGGCGGTGTTGGCTGGTCACTTGTCTGATCTTTCTCAGGAGGTGTCCGCTGTCTGACCTGCTGGATGTCCTGCATGGCTACAAGTGTTCCGTCCCTTGAAGTAGAAGAAGACACTCATATTATTACATCACACCATACTTATTTTGAATGACAGTGTAAAGACACGATTAGACACAAATTTCCACCGGGCGGTGCAATGGACGCGACACAAAATACGCAAATTAAGAGGTGCGAATTAAGCAAGAAATAAGATTTCACATCATACACTTATTTAAGACAGTTTAAAAAtatgaactttgagttatttgcatttatgaagagagtcaacacaaaatattttagtgTTCAAATTAACGCAAGTAACGCAATGTCTGTGAATTATATGTAAGGTCAATGTAAGACGCAAATTCCCGCCGGGGCTATGCGATGGACATGACGCAAAATACGTGAATATGAAGGTGCACATAAAGCGAGAAGCGTGATTTTGGGTCAAGCTCTTATTTGTGAGAGGTCAAGCATTCTAGCGTTCAAACTTGCGCAAGTAACGCAACGTGAAAATTCATTTCATGTTTGGTGCgatcacaacataaaattgcgTTAACTAATGAAGCAGGAAGCGCGATTTTGTGTCATACACTTATTTGCAAGAGTTGAAAAATTGGAACTTCATCGACCAATTCATGCTGTGACAGCCagtcagcattgagatcctggGGAAAAACCAATGGGGATGTACAATGATGAGGACGTACCGACGGAAGTTCATTCATCAATTCAGCCATTTCATGTGCGTATGAAGTGAGTTATTCATGTGTATGAagtgagtcaacacaaaatattctagcgaTCATACTCGCACAAGTAGTGCAACGTGAAAATTTGCATCACGTTTGGTGTAAACACATCATAACAACAGTAGGAAAGTGTCTCACTCTTCAGTGTCTGTGGTTGTTCTTAgtggcttcttcttctcctcagaGTCTCTGTGTGACACACTGAAGGATTTAAGAAAAGTCAGTGCTGAACCAACATTTATTTGTGAGTTTTGTTTGAAAAGATCTCAGTCAATCTTTATTATATTAACTGTGAGACACTGGTGTTACAACAAGACAggtgtttaaagtttaaaattaCCTGtcatgatgttttcttttaGGCAGGATGTTGATGAtgactgcagcagcaacacaaacacaggacacCACGACCAATACAGTGATCAAAGTGACATCTGTGAGAAGAGAGGAAAGTTAGTAACACTCAACATTcacaaagcaactacagatGAAATGGTGAGACTGACATGAGACCACATAAAGGTTCACTTACTGACGCCGAGGTGTTTCTCACCATCAGCAGACGACAGTGTGACCTCAGGAATCATGGTAAACACCTCTATCTGAGGTTTATCAGTCTATCAGTCAGTATCTTCTCAAGTGTTTCTCACCATCAGCAGACGACAGTGTGACTCAGGAATCATGGTAAACACCTCTATCTGAGGACCAGAGAGCACTCGCACTGCACATCCAACCTGTGCGCTGTTGTCATGGAGACGGGGCAGCACGGCTGTAGCGGTGACAGTGACTGTAGCGTTGGTGTTGGTGACACTGGTAGAGTTGTAGTGAGGACAGTCAGTGTTACTGTGGGAGCAGGTCGACCTGAGCAGGACACAACTGCCTCTTCAGGAGAGTTTGATTCTCTGACATGTAGAACGGGTTCatgcagctctgcacacaccacacatttaaaaacatcacatcaaGTTTTACAGGACAGACTTTAAGGATGATGGAGATGTCTTTAATAACACTGTAAGGTTCTTACCATAGAGTTGGAGGCAGGTTGAACCAGTCAGAGCTCCATCAGGGTAGGTGCTGTACAGACACTGATAGCATCCTTCATCTTCCTCCGTCACCCTCCTGATAACTATGGAGTTGTTCTGCAGTCCAGCATATTTAAATTCCACTTTGTCCTGAAAACCATCATTCACTTTCTGACCAAAGTATTTGGTGTAAGATGCGACATTCTGCTCCTTGTCAGGTAAAATTTTCTGCCATGTGACTTGAAGAACATCTTTAGGTTGCATCAGCTGACAGTTTAAAAGAGCCTCTTCTCCCACTGCTGCCATCACAGTCTGCTGAGTCTCTATCACAGCTGCTAGACCTGCAGGGAGGAAATGAACAGTTAAAGATTTGGGGTTGGAGCTGGTTGATATGAAACTGTCAACACACGGTCTGTTTGTTATTACTTACTCAAAATGATCAGCAGTGATCAATTCTGATCTATTTCAGTGATAAGTGTTTGCTTTACAAAGTATGACAGGCTGCAGGTGAAGCACCCCACTTTGTTATGTAAACCATCAAATGAACAGTGTTGTGATGCATTTCTTTTTGAGCTGCTCTCATGGTAACTGGTGATGATGGCTTAAATAACAATTTGTGTGAAatacaaaacactgacacactaaATCTGACTCACATGAATGAAGTCGTTACAAAGACATCAGTTTCTGACATTATACTTTTTGTCATGTTAAGCTGTGAAGAGAAAAGCTTTAACAagtcattttccttttttataaTGACATTACACAACTTTAAGGATGAATATGTCCCTAATATAACACTGTAAGGTTCTTACCATAGAGTTGGAGGCAGGGTAGGTGTTAAACAGTGATAGCTCTGAAACCCTGTATTAACAGCGACATGTTGTTATCCCCCTTTTTACCGCACAGTGGAAAAGTCTGGTCCAAGACAGTTGAAGAGACACTCACATATACTTTGGTTGGTTTCCGTCAGCATTATCATGAATGTCAGAGAAGATTCAGAGTAAACAGAGTAGTGTTAGATATtgttgttagctgtgtgatACAATAAATAACCGTAGATGATCATTAGAAATCCCATATATGACAGGAagttacaaaaaacaaactttatttaaaatgaaattaacaaagataaaacaaatacagctgtATTGTTTTACAAACGCACCTGAACAACAATTAATACATGTAAAACAATACTTTTACATTACAGATGTTACAAAGTACTTGGTTGAGAAACAGGCtatataaaaacacactttgatgTAAGATATGATCTCCTAACCATGAAATGGAGCTGACAAAGGTCACTTCAGAGATATGTGACTTACTTCACTGTCAAATATTTAACATTCCTTAAATAAAGGAATAATATACAAACAATATGAAAACACCTGAAAATGATTATCAAACGCTATTAAAAAGATCATATAAACATGGAAtggtataaaaatgtaaaaacactttcTTACTGTATGTTCAGGTCTCACAGTCTGAGTGCTGCCACAACAGTCTTGAATGTTATTCTGTCTGACATATTAGAGGACATTATtcaaaattaagttttcttgTTGCTGGAGATGGCGGTGTTGGCTGGTCACTTGTCCGATCTTTCTCAGGAGGTGTCCGTCGTCTGACCTGCTGGATGTCCTGCATGGCTACAAGTGTTCTGTCCCTTGAAGTAGAAGAAGACACTCACATTATTACATCACACCATACTTATTTTGAATGACAGTGTAAAGACACGATTAGACACAAATTTCCACCGGGCGGTGCAATGGACGCGACACAAAATACGCAAATTAAGAGGTGCGAATTAAGCGAGAAGTGCGGTCTCACGTCATACACTAATTTAAGACAGTTCAAAAATACGAACTTTGAGTAATTTACATTTATGAAgagagtcaacacaaaatattttagtgTTCAAATTAACGCAAGTAACGCGATGTCCGTGAATTATATGTAAGGTCAATGTAAGACGCAAATTCCCGCCGGGGCTATGCGATGGACATGACGCGAAGTACGTGAATATGAAGGTGCACATGAAGCGCGAAGCGTGATTTTGGGTCAAATGCTTATTTGTGAGAGGTCAAGCATTCTAACGTTCAAACTTGCGCAAGTAACGCAACGCGAAAATTCATTTCATGTTTGGTGCgatcacaacataaaattgcgTTAACTAATGAAGCAGGAAGCACGATTTTGCGTCATCAAGAGTTGAAAAATTGGAACTTCGTTGACCAATTCATGCTGTGACAGCCagtcagcattgagatcctgtGGGGACGTATGATGATGAGGACGTACCGACAGCAGTTCATTCATCAATTCAGCAATTTCATGTGTGTATTAaatgagtcaacacaaaatattctagcgaTCAAACTCGCATGGGTAGTGCAACATGAAAATTTGCatcgcttttggtgtgaataaaACATAAGTCATAGCAACAGTAGGAAAGTGTCTCACTCTTCAGTGTCTTTGGTTGTTCTTCGTGGTGTCCTGTTCTCCTCAGAGTCTCTGTGTGACACACTGAAGGATTTAAGAAAAGTCAGTGCTGAACCAACATTTATTTGTGAGTTTTGTTTGAAAAGATCTCAGTCAATCTTTATTATATTAACTGTGAGACACTGGTGTTACAACAAGACAggtgtttaaagtttaaaattaCCTGtcatgatgttttcttttaGGCAGGATGTTGATGAtgactgcagcagcaacacaaacacaggacacCACGACCAACACAGTGATCAAAGTGACATCtgtgagaagagaggaaaattaGTAACACTCAACATTcacaaagcaactacagatGAAACGGTGAGACTGACACGAGACCACATAAAGGTTCACTTACTGACGCCGAGGTGTTTCTCACCATCAGCAGACGACAGTGTGACCTCAGGAATCATGGTAAACACCTCTATCTGAGGACCAGAGAGCACTCGCACTGCACATCCAACCTgtgtgctgttgccatggagacgaGGCAGCACGGCTGTGGCGGTGACAGTGACTGTAGCGTTGCTGTTGGTGACACTGGTAGAGTTGTAGTGAGGGACAGTCAGTGTTACTGTGGGAGCAGGTCGACCTGTGGCCGAGCAGGACACAACTGCCTCTTCAGGAGAGTTTGATTCTCTGACATGTAGAACGGGTTCatgcagctctgcacacaccacacatttaaaaacatcacatcaaGTTTTTACAGGACAGACTTTAAGGATGATGGAGATGTCTTTAATAACACTGTAAGGTTCTTACCATAGAGTTGGAGGCAGGTTGAACCAGTGAGAGCTCCGTCAGGGTAGGTGTTAAACAAACAGTGATAGCATCCTTCATCTTCCTCCGTCACCCTCCTGATAACTATGGAGCTGTTCTGCAGTCCAGCATATTTAAACTCCACTTTATCTCTAAAGTCAGGATTCACTTTCTTACCAAAGTATTCGCTGTAAGATGCGACATTCTGCTCCTTGTCAGGTAAAATTTTCTGCCATGTGACTTGAACAACATCTTTAGGTTGCATCAGCTGACAGTTTAAAAGAGCGTCTTCTCCCACTGCTGCCATCACAGTCTGCTGAGTCTCTATCACAGCTGCTAGACCTGCAGGGAGGACAGTAGAGTGTGTGATACTCCACAGAATTCACTCTATTGggcaaaacatgtttaaaacagGATTCTTATCAGAAATCTGcattgcacacaaaatatttacaatatatatgtTACAGGTACTGGTTATATTAATATTATGAGTACTGAAATTCATATtgaaacactgacacatctgAATCTGACTGCCAGTCCCTAATAAATCCCAATCCCAGGTAATTTATAAAGGTTCTAAAGTTTCTGGTCTgtgtttaaatttgaaaaaaatgtgaactaTTATCTCTTTATCCTTGTGCTGAATCCATCCCTGTTCAAACTGAAAGAAAATACCTTGGTATAAATTTATCTAACGATAGCAATAAaagagaacaaacaaacagaagaaaaaatagataatatGAGGAAATCCCTTAATCATTGGCTCTTAAGAGATCTTTCTATTTTGGGCAGAATCCTGTTGTCAAAAGCAGAAGGTATATCTAAACTATCatttgtttagtttaatttaaatgtttaatttaaatgcTCGGCTTCCTTTGAAACACATGATACAAAGCACTCTTACATATTCACATGTGGTTATTAAGTTGCCTGAAATAAAGATTGgtgaagtgtgtgttagtgaTAAGAAATGTAATAACAAAGTCATTTGtaatgttttgaaatgcaaattgTTTTCTGATTTTAAAGTACCATCAAAAGTAAGAAAAATCGATAATGGgaacattttaattaataaatgtttCAATGATCTTGAAGGGACAATTTCACCTAAAGTAAAAGACGTTCAGTTTAGAATTGTGAACAATGTTtatccagctgctgaaactttacaaaaaaaattcattttgaagtaaatccttgtgttttttgttcaaGAGAACCTGAAACTGTTGAGCATTTATTTTGATCCTGTCCAGTCACATGGCAGTTTGGGCAGAATCTTTACAGCTGGTTAAACATTGGCACTGATAATCCTTCTTTTGATTTTTACCAGATTATGATTTACATGGATGGTCTCCCAAGGAAGATGTCACATATGGTGAACATAATTATTATCATGGGTAAATATCATATACACAATTGCAAATGGAAAAACTGTAAACCCTCcatattttgctttaaaaatgaactgaagaATTATTTATCGTCCATTAAGATATTATCTAAAACTAATCAGTCCCTTAAAGCCACCCCCCCaaagtgttttctttgttgtctgttcatcttttgtcttttttttcctcttgtaaTGCTGACTGCTTCAGATCGAGTTTTGTATCGTTTTGTATAGCCTACAAGCAACTGTTTCCAATGAAGATTTTGTGATGTAGAAATTGTTGttcaataaaaaaggaaaaaagaaaaaagactcaCATCTGAACAAAGGAAATGTATGACTGACCAGTTCTAAACTGTATTACAGTTTAAGTTGTCTCTATGTGCAGCAGGTTAACACAGTAAACTCTTTACTTACCTTTCTGAACGAGTCCCAACgcacaaattaaatatataattgcATGTTGTATCATTTTACCACATGCTGTAGTTCCCGCTCACATTTCAAAGTCAATGGGACTACCAGTCGTCAGTAAACGGAAGCTGCGCGCGCAGGTGTCCACAGGTAACTTCCAGGTAAGTTGGTCGCGTGGGTGTCATATTAACACCTACTTACAGACAGTGTAGCGACCAATccttagtaaaaaaaaaataatgagggCCTTTGATATAACaaaatactgttatttttaGTTTATTAAGACTTTAAACTGTGACACAGTCTAAACAGCTCGGGGCGGCCACCCCCCCGTTACCACCGCAATGGTACATCCGGGTCAATCAGGGACACAATtcttctgtgtattttttaatcGATGTCGTGGCGGTTTTTTAATTCAATCATTAACAGACTTTTATATGCCATCGTCGAAAAATACTCGGTGCACAGAACAAATGATTCAAATCAACATTTCTGTCAAACATCATGTCAGAGGATCAttgtgttaaattattttaattctCCATTTAGCGTGATTGATTCAGAGTTCAGGCTGGTGCAGTAAAAAGAGATTAAAGATAAATAGTTTCTGTTTGCTctcatttattttcagatatGTTTTGAAGACAAGATGGACGTCTTGGTTTTTCACCCTTGTTTCTGTGTCCCAGGAGGTTTATTTAAACAACCATCACTGGACAAACAAGACTTCACtgtcatatatatttatatgtatgaaGGAAATAATTCAATGTTTTTGGTCTGATTCTGTTGTTCAGCTGGTTACTTACCTATATGTGaggcataggtgtagatttagGGCGTGCACGTCCCCTCAAAATGTGCATTTGCTCCGCccaatgaaaacatttaagacttttgttttgacaaaaataaaacatttccacCATAGATCAGTGCATAAAGAtacaccagaatgcaggaaattaagtgttaaACGCCCCAAATTCcctgctggaggaccccaaaCCCTGCTCCATATGTCCCCTCCAACAATGAAACAAATCTTACTCCCTTGATATCAGGAGCGTTACTTCCTCTAGATATTATCCACGACAATGAAAACATTATACAGAAGTGAAACCACTCATAAcattaaaacagttttattaACCGagccaaaataaatacatgacgGTAAAGAGTCAGAAGACAAGTTGTTGAAAACATAACTAAAACATTAGATCATGAGAAACTGTGGTGAAACACTATAAACATAATGCACAGCACAGGTTAATAATACAGTGTTTGACAGATGAGTTATCACATGGATGTGAAACAATTATAATACAGTCGCATGACACCACAGTTACAACCATATGttgtgtcattcattcattcattcatttattcataatGAATAAAAGACTCACCCtacccctctgtgcagagtttgcatgttctccctgtgtcagcgtgagttttcttcaggtactccagcttcctcccacagtccaaagacatgcaggttaattggtgactctaattgtaggtgtgaatgtgagtgtgaatggttgtctgtctctatgtgtcagccctgtggcTTGCCAAGATACTTCAGACTGaaggagccggggattgaaccTGCTCTCACCTCCTGAGCTACATGATGTTCTCCAGACTATCACACAGAGATCACAGAGGTCTTTCCAGAGACATGCTGCACTGAGTTTTAGCTTACCTCACTGTCAAAGAATTTGTGACCTTTTTAAAAACCTTCATTTGTTTCACATTTcttgaacaaacaaacaacatacaaATTAAACCCTTCAAAATGATTATCAAATGCTATTAAAAGATCATATATAGATGGAGTGGTATAAGAACTATAAAACGTTCTTTGGAAAACACTTTTTTCAGTTTATGTTCGGGTTTGACTGTCTTAGTACTGGCACTGCAGTCTTGAAGGTTATTCTGTGTCACTTAATTGTTGACCTGGTTCCAAAAGAAGTTGTCTTGCTGTTGAAGATGACGGCTTTGGGTTGTCACTTGTCTCATTTCTCTCAGGAGTTGTCTCTTGTCCTATCTGCTTGTTGTCCTTCTTGCCTACCAGTGTGTGGGCCcttgagacagaaaaagactcAAATTATTACATTACACATATTTCTATAAGTGAATTCCTCTGAACAACAGAGGAATAAACATGCTGACTGTGAGTTCACAATAATGACAAGTTATAAGGACAAGTTGGGAGGAAAATGACTTCTAAAATAAACAGAGTGAAGAACATCTAAATGTATttagagaaataaacatgtgtAAGTCATAACAACAGCGTAAGTGTCTCACTCTTCAGTGTCTTTGGTTGTTCTTTGTGGTGTCTTGTTCTCTTCAGAGTCTCTGTGTGACACACTGAAGGATTTAAGAAAAGTCAGTGctgaacaaacatttatttgtgGGTTTTGTTTGAAGAGATCTCAGTCAATCATTATTATATTAACTGTGAGACACTGGTGTTACAACAAGACAGGTGGTTAGTTAAAAGTCTAAAATTACCCATTCCAGTATTTTCTTATAAGCAGGATGGTGAtgactgcagcagcaacacaaacacaggacacCACAACCAATACAGTGATCAAAGTGACATCtgtgagaagagaggaaaattaGTAACACTCAACATTCATAAAGCAACTACCAATCAAATGGTGAGACTGACATGAGACCACATAAAGGTTCACGTAGTGAAATCACCTTTGTCAGACGCAGATTCCTCTTTGGACCTTTGGTGTTTCTCACCATCAGCAGACGACAGTGTGACCTCAGGAATCATGGTAAACACCTCTATCTGAGGACCAGAGAGCACTCGCACTGCACATCCAACCTgtgtgctgttgccatggagacgaGGCAGCACGGCTGTAGCGGTGACAGTGACTGTAGCGTTGGTGTTGGTGACACTGGTAGAGTTGTAAGGTTCTTACCAGAGAGTTGGAGGCATGTTCTAGCTATGAAAGCTCCGTCAGGGTAGGTGCTGTACAGACACTGATAGCATCCTTCATCTTCCTCCGTCACCCTCCTGATAACTATGGAGCTGTTCTGCAGTCCAGCATATTTAAACTCCACTTTGTCCTGAAAACCATCATTCACTTCTGACCAAAGTATTTGTTGTAAGATGCAAGATTCTGCTCCTTGTCAGGTAAAATTTTCTGCCATGACACTTGAAGAACATCTTTAGGTCGCATCAGCTGACAGTTTAAAAGAGCCTCTTCTCCCACTGCTGCCATCACAGTCTGCTGAGTCTCTATCACAGCTGCTAGACCTGCAGGGAGGAAATGAACTGACAGTTATGAGGgaaacaactgtgtgtgtgtgcgttttgtggAAAAGACCCCAAAatatagtacatttatttttcttccgcGTTTCAGGAAGACATTATTACAGACTGTAAATTATATTTCCTACCTTTTTGACAGAGCCCCGACACAAAACGGAGACACAGGACTGCACCGTTAGTCATGTTGTTGCTAAAAGAGCGGTTAAAATTCAAAGCTGCAGGTGAGGAGGTCGGTTAAACCATTGTCTCTGTGCGTGGGCGTCACTATAAAAATTACGATGCAAAGGTGATCTCTGGAGTTAACAAACGCCTGTAAGTATTTCACTTATCGTTTAATGAAATGTCCAATAAAGTGGTGACTTTGTCAATGTTGCTATTTCGCTCTGAAACCCTGTGTTAACAGCGCGCGACGTGTTATTGTCCCCCTTTTTTACCGCACAGTGGAACAGTCCAGTCCAAGTCAGTTAAAGAGACACTCACCTTGATTTTCCGTCACCATTATCATGAATGTCAGAGAAGACTCAGACAAACAGTGGTGTTAGATATTGTTGCAGCTGTATGTGTTAGTGTGATACAATAAAGTAACCACAGctgatcattaaaaaaaatcccatattGACCGGAAGTCACAAAAAccaactttatttaaaatgaaattaacaaagataaaacaaatacagctgtATTGTTTTACAAATGCACCTGAACAACAATTAATACAGGTAAAACAAtacttttacattacattacacacGTCACAGAGTACTTGGTTGAGGAgccaatataaaaaaaaaacacactttgattTAAGATATGATCTCCTGACCATGAATTGGAGCCGATAAAGGTCACTTCAGGGATATGTGACTCACCTCACTGTCAAATATTTAAcacaatttaaatgtgaatttgaatgtttaaacaatgtgaaaacacctgaaAATGATTATCAAATGCTATTAAAAAGATCATATAAACATGGAATggtataaaaatataaaaacactttcTTACTGTATGTTCAGGTCTCACAGTCTGAGTAGCCTACTGCCACTACAGTCTTGAATGTTATTCTGTCTGACATATTAGAGGACATTATTCAAAAGTAAGTTTTCTTGTTGCTGGAGATGGCGGTGTTGGCTGGTCACTTGTCTGATCTTTCTCAGAAGTTGTCCGTTGTCTGACCTGCTGGATGTCCTGCATGACTATAATTGTTCTGTCCCTTGAAGTAGAAGAAGACACTCACATTATTACATTACACCATACTTATTTTGAATGACAATgtaaagacgcgattagacAAAAATTCCCGCCAGGCGGTGCAATGGACACGATGCAAAATACGCAAATTAAGCAGCACGAATTAAGCAAGAAGTGTGGTCTCACGTCATACACTAATTTAAGACAGTTTAAAAAtatgaactttgagttatttgcatttatgaagcgagtcaacacaaaatattctcgTGTTCAAATTAACTCAAGTAATGTGACGTCCTTGAATTATATGTAAGATCAATGTAAGACGCAAAATCCCGCCAGGCTGTGCGATGGACATGATGCTAAATACGTGCATATAAAGGTGTGAATGAAGCGAGAAGCGTGATTTTGCGTCATGCGCTTATTTGCGAGAGGTCAAGCATTCTAGCGTTCGAACACGAAAATTCAtttcgcgtttggtgtgaacacaacgtAAAATTGCGTTCACGCCAGGCGCGAATAAAACTACTCACGCAAGTGAATTGTATGTAAGGTTAATGTAAAGACGTGATTAGACACAAATTCCTGACAGGCGTTATGATGGACACAACGTGAAATACATGTATATAACAGCATGTCAGGAAGCGCGATTTTGCGTCATATGCTTCTTTGCGAgtgttgaaaaatctgaacataAGCGACCAATTCACGCTGCATTAGCCAGTCAGCACTGAGATCCTCCAAGGACGTATGATGCCGAGGACTTACCAGCACAagttcattca contains:
- the LOC125885241 gene encoding OX-2 membrane glycoprotein-like isoform X2; amino-acid sequence: MIQHAIIYLICALGLVQKGLAAVIETQQTVMAAVGEDALLNCQLMQPKDVVQVTWQKILPDKEQNVASYSEYFGKKVNPDFRDKVEFKYAGLQNSSIVIRRVTEEDEGCYHCLFNTYPDGALTGSTCLQLYELHEPVLHVRESNSPEEAVVSCSATGRPAPTVTLTVPHYNSTSVTNSNATVTVTATAVLPRLHGNSTQVGCAVRVLSGPQIEVFTMIPEVTLSSADDVTLITVLVVVSCVCVAAAVIINILPKRKHHDSVSHRDSEENRTPRRTTKDTEEDGTLVAMQDIQQVRQRTPPEKDQTSDQPTPPSPATRKLNFE
- the LOC125885241 gene encoding OX-2 membrane glycoprotein-like isoform X1 → MIQHAIIYLICALGLVQKGLAAVIETQQTVMAAVGEDALLNCQLMQPKDVVQVTWQKILPDKEQNVASYSEYFGKKVNPDFRDKVEFKYAGLQNSSIVIRRVTEEDEGCYHCLFNTYPDGALTGSTCLQLYELHEPVLHVRESNSPEEAVVSCSATGRPAPTVTLTVPHYNSTSVTNSNATVTVTATAVLPRLHGNSTQVGCAVRVLSGPQIEVFTMIPEVTLSSADGEKHLGVNVTLITVLVVVSCVCVAAAVIINILPKRKHHDSVSHRDSEENRTPRRTTKDTEEDGTLVAMQDIQQVRQRTPPEKDQTSDQPTPPSPATRKLNFE